A stretch of the uncultured Desulfobacter sp. genome encodes the following:
- a CDS encoding metalloregulator ArsR/SmtB family transcription factor, with protein sequence MKFFIKVMKALSDPNRVKMIKMLQHKPMCVCEIQTALGIAQSTASKHLKILEDADLVTSFKDGLWVNYGLADGSASPFAANMIGNLKHWLEDEREIKELNKILPNIDRHDIVNKN encoded by the coding sequence ATGAAATTTTTTATCAAAGTCATGAAGGCATTATCGGATCCCAACCGTGTAAAGATGATAAAAATGCTTCAACACAAGCCGATGTGCGTCTGTGAGATACAAACCGCCTTGGGAATTGCCCAATCTACTGCAAGCAAGCACTTAAAAATACTTGAAGATGCAGATCTTGTCACAAGCTTTAAGGATGGATTGTGGGTAAACTACGGCTTGGCCGACGGCAGCGCTTCGCCATTTGCGGCTAACATGATCGGCAATCTAAAGCATTGGCTCGAGGATGAACGCGAGATTAAAGAATTGAACAAGATTCTACCCAATATTGACCGACACGATATTGTCAATAAAAATTAA
- a CDS encoding permease: MNSSTANIGSNPKNKSALILNLFMGVAGVIVWWLVYRQLPGLSKWLTYGLFKITPGSHLGASIEFFLYDTPKVMMLLFLVVFGVGVIRSFFTPEKTRAFLSGKSEFAGNVFAALLGIITPFCSCSAVPLFIGFVTAGVPLGVTFSFLIAAPMVNEIAVGLLYGLLGWKVAAIYMGTGLFIAIAAGWVIGRLKLENYIEDWVTQANIASAEIEEEKLTWNDRFIYGWDAVKEIIGRVWIYVILGIAVGAGIHGFVPEGMMASIMGKGTWWSVPLSVVIGVPMYSNAAGIIPVVEALLGKGAALGSVLAFMMSVIALSLPEMVILRKVLKPRLICVFVCVVACGILFVGYLFNTIL, encoded by the coding sequence ATGAATTCGAGTACAGCCAATATCGGCTCAAACCCAAAAAACAAGTCCGCACTCATACTGAATCTATTCATGGGAGTTGCGGGTGTTATTGTATGGTGGCTGGTATACCGGCAGCTGCCCGGATTATCCAAATGGCTGACATATGGCCTGTTTAAAATTACCCCAGGGTCACATCTTGGCGCGTCTATAGAATTTTTCCTTTATGATACGCCCAAAGTGATGATGCTGCTCTTTCTGGTGGTATTTGGCGTGGGCGTTATCCGCAGTTTTTTTACCCCGGAAAAAACCCGCGCCTTTCTTTCCGGTAAAAGTGAATTTGCAGGCAATGTTTTTGCAGCACTTTTGGGAATTATCACTCCGTTTTGTTCTTGCTCTGCTGTCCCGCTTTTCATCGGCTTTGTCACCGCAGGGGTGCCCCTCGGGGTCACGTTCTCCTTTTTAATTGCAGCACCCATGGTCAATGAAATCGCTGTGGGCCTTTTATATGGGCTTCTAGGTTGGAAAGTGGCTGCCATATATATGGGAACAGGTCTTTTCATAGCCATCGCTGCCGGATGGGTCATCGGGCGTTTGAAACTTGAGAACTACATCGAGGACTGGGTGACCCAGGCCAATATAGCATCGGCCGAAATAGAAGAAGAAAAATTGACTTGGAACGACCGGTTTATTTACGGCTGGGATGCCGTAAAAGAGATAATCGGTCGGGTTTGGATTTATGTCATACTCGGCATTGCTGTAGGCGCCGGAATCCACGGATTTGTGCCTGAAGGCATGATGGCATCCATCATGGGAAAAGGAACCTGGTGGTCTGTGCCCCTGTCCGTGGTGATTGGCGTTCCCATGTATTCCAATGCCGCCGGTATTATTCCCGTAGTTGAAGCCCTTTTAGGCAAAGGGGCTGCATTGGGATCTGTGCTGGCATTCATGATGAGTGTTATTGCGCTCTCCTTGCCGGAAATGGTGATCTTGAGAAAAGTGTTAAAACCCAGGCTCATCTGTGTGTTTGTCTGTGTTGTGGCATGCGGTATTCTGTTCGTAGGCTATTTGTTCAATACAATTTTATAA
- a CDS encoding thioredoxin family protein, which yields MEIKVLGPGCAKCVKAEKLVKEVVEETGVDASVEKVTDMLQIASYGVFGTPSVIVDGEVKCTGKVPKKADIKAWITK from the coding sequence ATGGAAATTAAAGTATTAGGGCCAGGATGCGCGAAATGTGTAAAGGCTGAAAAGTTGGTCAAGGAAGTCGTAGAAGAGACCGGAGTGGACGCCAGCGTAGAGAAAGTTACGGATATGCTGCAGATTGCATCCTATGGTGTTTTTGGAACGCCTTCGGTTATTGTTGACGGAGAGGTGAAATGTACCGGTAAGGTTCCCAAGAAGGCAGATATTAAGGCCTGGATCACCAAATAG
- a CDS encoding thioredoxin family protein — MVKKAGLAVLVLILLSVSLACAQDFSKVPEKGKVTMVDLGAKKCIPCKMMAPIMEKLEKAYEGKAHIVFIDVWKNREQAPRFGIRAIPTQIFFNENGEEVWRHEGFLEEKIIVERLTKMGVRQPDLGNKG; from the coding sequence ATGGTTAAAAAAGCTGGACTTGCGGTGCTGGTGTTAATTTTGCTTTCCGTATCCCTTGCCTGTGCCCAAGATTTTTCCAAGGTTCCGGAAAAGGGAAAAGTAACCATGGTTGATCTTGGGGCCAAAAAGTGCATTCCCTGCAAAATGATGGCCCCAATTATGGAAAAACTTGAAAAAGCTTATGAAGGCAAAGCACATATTGTTTTCATAGATGTATGGAAGAATCGTGAACAGGCCCCCCGTTTCGGCATAAGGGCCATCCCCACCCAGATTTTTTTTAACGAGAACGGTGAGGAAGTCTGGCGCCATGAGGGATTCCTGGAAGAAAAGATCATTGTTGAGCGCCTGACTAAAATGGGGGTGAGACAACCGGATTTGGGGAATAAGGGATAA
- a CDS encoding cytochrome c biogenesis protein CcdA, giving the protein MLDSIFLSVNQWMTGDIALAAAGCFIWGVISVLFSPCHLASIPLIVGYVGGQEKMVHPKLAGLYSVLFTTGLFITIALIGIICTLLGRMLGDVGIYWQILVGLVLIWVALGMLGVEKCAMSGSLLYRLNLKGKLGAFVLGLAYGVLSGSCTFGFIAPILAIIAVQKKIATGIILIVLFAVGHCIPIVIAGSSTAAVKKLLENSAWNGAGTWFRKGAGTLVCLLGLYFIISPFITA; this is encoded by the coding sequence ATGCTTGATTCCATATTCTTAAGTGTCAATCAATGGATGACCGGCGATATTGCCCTGGCAGCTGCCGGATGCTTTATATGGGGAGTGATCAGTGTCTTATTCAGCCCCTGCCACCTGGCATCCATTCCCCTAATTGTTGGATATGTGGGCGGCCAAGAAAAAATGGTCCACCCCAAACTGGCAGGTTTGTATTCTGTTTTGTTTACAACAGGGCTTTTCATTACTATTGCGTTAATTGGTATCATTTGTACATTGCTTGGGAGAATGCTCGGGGATGTGGGTATTTACTGGCAGATTCTGGTTGGGCTGGTTCTGATCTGGGTTGCGTTAGGAATGCTGGGAGTTGAAAAATGCGCCATGTCCGGCAGCCTTTTGTATCGATTGAATCTTAAGGGAAAATTGGGTGCGTTTGTCCTGGGACTTGCCTATGGCGTGCTGTCCGGATCCTGCACTTTTGGATTCATCGCTCCGATACTTGCAATTATTGCGGTCCAAAAAAAAATTGCCACCGGCATCATTTTGATTGTTTTGTTCGCTGTAGGCCATTGTATCCCCATCGTCATTGCCGGCAGTTCAACCGCCGCCGTGAAAAAATTGTTGGAAAACAGCGCATGGAATGGTGCCGGAACATGGTTCAGGAAAGGTGCCGGAACCCTTGTCTGTCTTTTAGGGCTCTATTTTATTATCTCCCCGTTTATTACAGCATGA
- a CDS encoding rhodanese-like domain-containing protein → MKALDSLLKDMDFKFLSSGEHSMSIEGMRKVLGNDHFVFLDVRTDEEVKYLSFPFAVHIPMNELPDRLDEVPKDKFIVPFCSSVFRGALVYIYLKANGYKEVKGLTASSEDMATAFKPGPLAKM, encoded by the coding sequence ATGAAAGCGTTGGATTCTTTACTAAAAGATATGGATTTTAAATTTTTAAGTTCAGGTGAACACAGCATGAGTATCGAAGGAATGCGTAAGGTGCTTGGCAACGATCACTTTGTATTTCTTGATGTTCGGACAGATGAAGAAGTGAAATATCTCTCTTTTCCCTTTGCCGTGCATATTCCGATGAATGAACTTCCGGACAGGCTTGACGAGGTACCCAAAGACAAATTCATTGTCCCATTCTGTTCTTCCGTATTCCGAGGTGCTTTGGTCTATATTTACCTAAAGGCCAATGGATATAAGGAAGTAAAAGGGCTTACAGCGTCTTCAGAGGATATGGCTACGGCCTTTAAACCCGGCCCCTTGGCTAAAATGTAA
- a CDS encoding sulfite exporter TauE/SafE family protein — protein MASNILIISLLSFVLSFIFALGGVGSAVILIPALSWIGVPFNLARPTGLFVNCISMLGATWSNFREKKLDVRLGLPIIASSIVMAPVGAWASHFLPTRTLLLIFICFLFFSGTMMIFFKGSKYADQYREDRPLAGPLGVGVLAGIVSGLLGVGGGGIISPLMVVQGFNPKKVAMVTAFSVPFSSFSAFVTYAAMGSVSIKILIFAGLAGWCGGYLGTKVMQKKMKPQSVKRLLGGVLILIGIKFLWSMGLTDILQTVGGITDKFQSM, from the coding sequence ATGGCATCGAATATTCTAATTATCAGTCTGCTTTCTTTTGTATTAAGCTTTATTTTTGCTCTGGGAGGTGTTGGATCTGCTGTTATTCTTATTCCCGCCCTGTCCTGGATTGGTGTCCCCTTCAATTTAGCCCGTCCCACCGGGCTTTTTGTCAACTGCATAAGTATGCTTGGTGCTACTTGGTCTAATTTCAGGGAAAAAAAGCTTGACGTGAGATTAGGGCTTCCAATTATTGCATCGTCAATCGTTATGGCCCCGGTAGGGGCCTGGGCTAGTCATTTTTTACCGACCCGGACCTTGCTTCTGATTTTTATCTGTTTCTTATTCTTCTCCGGCACTATGATGATATTTTTTAAAGGCTCAAAATATGCAGACCAGTACCGGGAAGATCGCCCACTTGCAGGCCCCCTTGGGGTTGGTGTATTGGCCGGGATAGTATCAGGGCTCCTTGGTGTTGGCGGAGGCGGTATTATCTCTCCCTTGATGGTTGTCCAGGGTTTTAACCCCAAAAAAGTGGCCATGGTGACCGCCTTTTCAGTACCATTTTCATCTTTTTCAGCGTTCGTCACCTATGCTGCCATGGGATCGGTGTCTATCAAAATACTAATTTTTGCAGGGCTGGCTGGCTGGTGTGGGGGGTATCTTGGTACCAAAGTGATGCAAAAAAAGATGAAACCCCAAAGTGTTAAACGCCTATTGGGCGGCGTCTTGATACTTATTGGAATCAAATTTTTATGGTCTATGGGTTTAACCGATATTTTGCAAACTGTGGGAGGGATTACGGATAAATTTCAGTCAATGTAG
- a CDS encoding AEC family transporter translates to MANIILLIVCLLAGTILRKISQCPANTPEALNGFIIYISLPSLALYHIHTLAITSELIYTGLMAWILFGLGAVFFYFTGKKLKFSRSTIGALVLVGGLGNTSFVGLPMIRAYYGSQWLGVGVVADLAGSFFVLSTLGIFAASLSSSGAVDIRSIFNKILTFPPFLALVAALILKQIQFPEWINYTLLQLGGTLTPLALVSVGFQLHLGLLKGETAPLALGLFYKLIMGPAIVTLIYVGILKSSGTVIQVTIFEAAMAPMISAGIVASNYKLNPPLISLMLGIGIPLSFLTLPVWYWLLKGI, encoded by the coding sequence ATGGCCAACATAATACTGCTGATCGTTTGCCTTTTGGCCGGAACCATACTTCGCAAAATTTCTCAATGCCCGGCGAATACACCAGAGGCGCTTAACGGATTTATTATTTATATTTCTTTACCATCTCTGGCATTATATCACATTCATACCTTGGCCATAACCAGTGAATTGATTTACACAGGGCTTATGGCCTGGATATTGTTCGGCCTGGGTGCGGTTTTTTTCTATTTTACAGGCAAAAAATTGAAATTCTCCCGGTCCACCATTGGTGCCCTTGTCCTGGTCGGAGGCCTTGGAAATACTTCTTTTGTGGGGCTTCCAATGATCCGGGCATACTATGGCAGCCAATGGCTGGGGGTTGGTGTTGTGGCAGATTTGGCAGGTTCTTTTTTTGTGTTGTCTACTTTGGGTATTTTTGCAGCCAGCCTGAGTTCTTCCGGTGCAGTGGATATCCGTAGCATCTTTAATAAAATATTAACGTTTCCACCATTTCTGGCCTTGGTTGCCGCATTGATCCTGAAACAGATTCAATTTCCTGAGTGGATTAATTATACTCTGCTTCAGTTAGGCGGAACCCTCACGCCACTGGCTTTGGTTTCCGTAGGGTTTCAATTACACCTGGGCCTATTGAAAGGAGAGACCGCCCCCTTGGCTCTTGGCCTCTTTTATAAGTTGATTATGGGGCCGGCCATAGTGACCTTGATTTATGTGGGAATTTTAAAAAGTAGCGGTACAGTTATACAGGTAACCATTTTTGAGGCTGCGATGGCGCCCATGATTTCAGCTGGAATCGTGGCGTCTAATTACAAATTAAATCCTCCCTTGATTAGCCTGATGCTTGGTATCGGGATTCCTCTATCTTTTCTGACACTACCGGTTTGGTATTGGCTATTGAAAGGAATTTAG
- the mtaB gene encoding tRNA (N(6)-L-threonylcarbamoyladenosine(37)-C(2))-methylthiotransferase MtaB translates to MRKQTFYIESLGCKVNQYESDAIAARLEAHGFSRAGKAQSADICIINTCAVTSRAGMQSRQETRKLIREHPDATVIVTGCHAQTDPEQFRKISGVDLIVCHQDKPLIPEYLARKAADKDLFKFRKPEYGKSACFLKFVESDQPVFGKMTRAYLKIQDGCNQFCTYCIIPYARGASVSMPFDQVMTHVSSLNRIGFKEVILTGIHTGLYGLDLTPETSLTQLVKKMDETRPVDQIRISSIEPNEITDDLIHMAGPGHILCDHFHIPLQAGDNDVLARMKRPYSVEQFSKVIHRIHEILPHAGIGLDVIMGFPGETDKAFENTYQLVADLPVSYLHVFPFSPRQGTPAWHFTPKVPSDKAKKRAALMRELGEQKRSAFIELNRGRVLQGLVQNQRDRHTGMLKAITTNYLTVFIKDEGDTQGIQDNLKGKIVNLKYDQSGDADCLVGQIVP, encoded by the coding sequence ATGAGAAAACAAACATTTTATATCGAAAGCCTTGGCTGTAAAGTCAATCAATATGAATCGGACGCCATTGCAGCCCGGCTTGAGGCCCATGGATTTTCAAGGGCAGGTAAGGCTCAGTCCGCTGATATTTGTATTATCAACACCTGTGCCGTGACTTCCAGGGCCGGCATGCAGTCCCGTCAGGAAACAAGAAAGCTGATCCGTGAACACCCCGATGCAACAGTGATTGTCACCGGATGCCATGCACAGACAGACCCGGAACAGTTTAGGAAAATTTCCGGGGTAGATCTTATCGTCTGCCACCAAGATAAACCTCTGATTCCCGAATATCTTGCCCGAAAAGCAGCTGACAAAGATTTATTTAAATTCAGAAAGCCTGAATACGGCAAATCAGCATGCTTTTTAAAATTTGTTGAATCCGACCAGCCCGTATTCGGTAAAATGACCCGGGCCTATTTAAAGATCCAGGACGGATGCAATCAGTTCTGCACCTATTGCATTATCCCCTATGCCAGGGGCGCATCCGTATCCATGCCTTTTGACCAGGTCATGACCCATGTGTCAAGCCTGAACAGGATAGGATTCAAAGAGGTGATTCTCACCGGCATTCACACCGGGTTGTATGGTCTTGACTTAACGCCTGAAACCTCTTTAACCCAGCTTGTAAAAAAAATGGATGAAACACGTCCGGTGGATCAAATCAGGATATCCTCCATTGAACCCAATGAAATAACAGATGATCTCATTCATATGGCAGGCCCCGGTCATATTTTGTGCGATCATTTTCATATCCCGCTCCAGGCAGGGGATAATGACGTGCTGGCCCGTATGAAGCGGCCCTATTCAGTTGAACAGTTTTCAAAAGTCATTCACAGGATACATGAAATCCTTCCCCATGCCGGTATTGGCCTTGATGTGATTATGGGCTTTCCTGGTGAAACCGATAAGGCGTTTGAAAATACATACCAACTTGTAGCAGACCTGCCCGTATCTTACCTTCATGTATTTCCCTTCTCACCAAGACAAGGAACCCCTGCATGGCATTTCACCCCCAAAGTGCCGTCGGATAAGGCAAAAAAAAGGGCGGCACTGATGCGCGAGTTAGGCGAACAGAAACGTTCGGCATTTATCGAGTTAAACCGGGGCCGGGTTCTTCAAGGATTGGTCCAGAATCAAAGGGACCGGCACACAGGTATGCTCAAGGCGATCACCACCAACTACCTGACTGTTTTCATAAAGGATGAAGGTGATACCCAAGGAATCCAGGACAACCTTAAAGGGAAAATTGTTAATCTTAAATATGATCAATCCGGCGATGCCGATTGCCTTGTCGGCCAAATCGTTCCCTGA
- the mnmA gene encoding tRNA 2-thiouridine(34) synthase MnmA gives MLDSPVVAVALSGGIDSLVAGFLIKQRFKKVFGIHFTTGYETSLPDVSALASIFGFPVHTIDLSREFETRVVDYFISTYMAGKTPNPCLVCNLQIKFKKLFEHAQTLGADLMATGHYATVVNKYTSTREEISRAWLERGLDVTKDQSYFLSMLPPQILEKLVFPLADFTKHQVRQLAGQHNLVPVVPNESQDICFLPDKNHWAFINAKTKIFPKPGPVVDSQGKTVGSHQGVHKFTVGQRKGINIPGPAPYYVKKIDINTNTLHVCFKSDLAQKRMAVEQIVWNYPEKENLKHIKVQIRSAHKAAPAGLDWDDNTSGIVTFETPQNAITPGQAAVFYQENRVLGAGLISATQ, from the coding sequence ATGCTTGACTCTCCGGTTGTAGCCGTGGCATTGAGTGGCGGAATAGATTCCCTGGTGGCAGGGTTTCTTATCAAACAGCGGTTTAAAAAAGTTTTCGGCATTCATTTTACCACGGGCTATGAAACAAGCTTGCCGGATGTCTCTGCCCTGGCCTCAATTTTTGGATTTCCCGTACACACCATAGATTTATCCCGGGAATTTGAGACCAGGGTTGTTGATTATTTTATATCAACCTACATGGCCGGCAAAACGCCGAATCCATGTCTTGTCTGCAATCTGCAGATAAAATTTAAGAAGTTGTTTGAGCATGCACAAACGCTGGGAGCGGATCTGATGGCAACCGGCCATTATGCAACGGTGGTCAACAAATACACCAGCACCAGAGAAGAGATTAGCCGGGCATGGCTTGAACGGGGGTTGGACGTTACAAAAGATCAGTCCTATTTTCTATCTATGCTCCCGCCCCAAATTTTAGAGAAACTGGTGTTTCCCCTGGCCGATTTCACCAAACACCAGGTCAGACAATTGGCCGGGCAACACAACCTTGTACCGGTTGTGCCCAATGAGAGCCAGGATATCTGCTTTTTGCCGGATAAAAACCATTGGGCGTTCATTAACGCTAAAACAAAAATTTTTCCAAAGCCCGGGCCGGTGGTCGACAGCCAGGGAAAAACCGTTGGATCCCATCAAGGAGTTCACAAATTCACAGTCGGCCAGCGCAAGGGGATCAACATTCCGGGCCCGGCACCTTATTATGTAAAAAAAATTGATATAAACACCAACACCCTTCATGTCTGTTTTAAATCAGATCTTGCCCAAAAACGGATGGCGGTTGAACAGATCGTCTGGAATTATCCTGAAAAGGAAAACTTAAAGCATATAAAGGTTCAAATCCGGTCTGCGCACAAGGCAGCCCCTGCCGGTCTTGACTGGGATGACAACACAAGTGGCATCGTTACATTTGAAACACCCCAAAATGCGATAACACCTGGCCAGGCCGCAGTATTCTATCAGGAAAACCGCGTGTTAGGTGCAGGCTTGATTTCAGCAACCCAATGA
- a CDS encoding NIL domain-containing protein, protein MYSKIIILDFPPRSAQRPIVCQLVKKYDLMFNILKARISSKKEGHMVLEISGAGKAAFDKGVTYLKEQGIQVSSPEHKIFKDEERCTHCGACTAVCPTGALYIKRPEMEVVFDREKCSLCERCLLTCPIRAMGLFSDDIKETA, encoded by the coding sequence TTGTATTCAAAAATTATAATTTTAGATTTTCCACCCAGATCGGCCCAGAGACCCATTGTCTGCCAGCTGGTTAAAAAATATGACCTGATGTTTAATATCTTAAAGGCACGAATATCTTCAAAAAAGGAAGGTCATATGGTGCTTGAGATCTCTGGTGCCGGAAAAGCCGCATTTGACAAGGGTGTCACGTATTTAAAAGAACAAGGGATTCAAGTTTCCTCACCTGAACACAAAATTTTCAAAGATGAAGAAAGGTGCACCCATTGCGGCGCATGTACCGCAGTCTGTCCCACAGGGGCCCTGTATATCAAACGCCCTGAAATGGAAGTGGTTTTTGACCGGGAGAAATGCAGTCTTTGTGAACGCTGTCTTCTAACCTGCCCCATCCGGGCCATGGGTCTGTTCAGTGATGATATAAAAGAAACTGCCTGA